A genome region from Defluviimonas aquaemixtae includes the following:
- a CDS encoding SDR family NAD(P)-dependent oxidoreductase, which yields MTKTILITGATDGIGLEAAKMLAPKGHTLLLHGRNPAKLAAAAKTVMALTGAGPVETYVADLARIGDVETLAKEVAERHAHLDVLINNAGVFKIPDPVTEYGLDARFVVNTLSPSLLTRQLLPLMDASGRVINLSSAAQAPVDPEALVGRKRLSDMEAYAQSKLALTMWSRVMAQTLKGGPVFVAVNPGSLLASKMVKEGFGVAGNDIGIGADILARAALSDEFAEASGQYFDNDSGRFASPHPDALDAGKSERIVGLIDEVLQSISHEEKQ from the coding sequence ATGACGAAAACCATTCTCATTACGGGCGCGACCGACGGCATCGGACTTGAGGCGGCGAAGATGCTCGCCCCGAAAGGCCACACGCTGTTGTTGCATGGGCGCAATCCGGCGAAGCTGGCGGCGGCGGCAAAGACGGTCATGGCGCTGACTGGCGCAGGGCCTGTCGAGACCTATGTCGCCGATCTCGCGCGGATCGGCGATGTCGAGACGCTCGCGAAGGAGGTGGCGGAGAGGCATGCGCATCTCGATGTGCTGATCAACAACGCCGGCGTCTTCAAGATACCGGATCCGGTCACCGAATACGGACTGGACGCGCGCTTCGTCGTAAACACGCTCTCGCCCAGCCTGCTCACGCGGCAGCTCCTGCCGCTGATGGATGCGTCGGGGCGGGTGATCAACCTGTCCTCGGCGGCGCAGGCCCCTGTCGACCCGGAGGCGCTGGTCGGGCGCAAGCGGCTGTCGGACATGGAGGCTTATGCGCAAAGCAAGCTGGCGCTGACGATGTGGTCCCGCGTCATGGCGCAGACCCTGAAAGGCGGGCCGGTTTTTGTCGCGGTCAACCCCGGATCGCTGCTCGCCAGCAAGATGGTCAAGGAAGGCTTCGGGGTCGCGGGCAACGACATAGGGATCGGGGCGGACATCCTGGCGCGCGCGGCGCTGTCGGACGAATTCGCGGAGGCGAGCGGCCAGTATTTCGACAATGACAGCGGCCGGTTCGCATCGCCTCATCCGGATGCGCTAGATGCAGGGAAATCCGAACGGATCGTCGGTCTGATCGACGAGGTTCTTCAATCAATATCTCACGAAGAAAAGCAATGA
- a CDS encoding alcohol dehydrogenase catalytic domain-containing protein, producing MRQGCPPEGHAPAVFGCDAVGEVVETGDEAAAFRPGDEVWYAGAILDEVSALLDAGKIKSTATETLGAVTANNLKRAHAILESGKARGKLVREGF from the coding sequence ATTCGCCAGGGGTGCCCGCCGGAAGGGCACGCCCCGGCCGTTTTCGGCTGCGACGCGGTCGGCGAGGTTGTCGAGACAGGCGACGAGGCGGCGGCGTTCCGGCCCGGCGACGAGGTCTGGTACGCGGGTGCCATTCTGGACGAGGTCTCGGCGCTTCTCGATGCCGGGAAGATCAAGTCGACGGCGACTGAGACCCTCGGTGCGGTCACTGCCAACAACCTCAAGCGCGCACACGCGATCCTCGAAAGCGGGAAAGCGCGCGGCAAGCTGGTGCGGGAGG
- a CDS encoding winged helix-turn-helix transcriptional regulator, whose translation MDTANPDPGSAAPRFERYDCSGGCPVEGALEQIAGKWKGLIIYHVMEGTLRFNELARRVGGVTQRSLTKQLRELEANGIAHREVFAVVPPRGRLQADGQGPAASRRDRGARRLGHAASEMTRDRMPAPAGDRLPGATRANWGGS comes from the coding sequence ATGGATACTGCAAATCCGGATCCGGGTTCGGCCGCGCCAAGGTTCGAACGCTACGATTGCAGCGGCGGCTGCCCCGTCGAGGGCGCGCTGGAACAGATCGCGGGCAAGTGGAAGGGGCTGATCATCTATCACGTGATGGAGGGAACGCTGCGGTTCAACGAACTCGCCCGCAGAGTCGGCGGCGTCACCCAGCGAAGCCTGACGAAGCAGCTGCGCGAACTGGAGGCGAACGGCATCGCGCACCGCGAGGTCTTCGCGGTGGTCCCGCCCCGGGGTCGACTACAGGCTGACGGACAAGGGCCGGCAGCTTCGCGACGTGATCGAGGCGCTCGGCGACTGGGGCACGCGGCATCGGAGATGACGCGCGATCGCATGCCCGCACCTGCAGGTGATCGTCTGCCCGGCGCGACTCGGGCAAACTGGGGCGGGTCCTGA